In the genome of Thermodesulfobacteriota bacterium, the window CGAGGTATCCCGTGGCGCCCGGAACATGGACGACTTCGAGCCCCGCGTAGATCCCGATCCCCTTGATGAGATCGACCGCCGCCACCACGGAGCCGGAAAGCCCGAACTTCTCCCGGAACGTCGGGATGCGGGGCGCCTTCCCCTGGCCCCAGAGCCAGACCGAGTTTCCCGGCGGATGCCCCGCCTCGGCGCGCTTCCGGTTCACCGGGTGGTCGGCGAACACTTCCCGGGAGATCTCCATGACCGTGAGGAGCAGTTCCGATCCCTCGCCTTTCGGGAGATATTCGGTGATCTTCTTCCCGTGGATGTCGTGGGGCGGCGTGGTCTCGACCGCGTCGATTCCCCCGGGCCAGACCATCAGGTGCCTGTAGGACACGCCGGTATGGAACCGGACTCCCATTCCCTGCGTCCGCTGCTGGAGGGAAGCGAGCAGGGAGTCCGCCTCGGCGGTCGTTATGTGCCCGCCCGAGAAGTCCTCCATCTCGGTGTCTGCGCCTTCGTTCCTCAGCGTGACGATGTTGCAGCGTACCGCCACGTCGTCGGGCGCCAGCCCGATGCCGATGGACGCGGCTTCCAGCGGAGAGCGCCCGGTGTACACGGCCGCGGGGTCGTATCCGAGGATGCTCAGGTTCGACACGTCGCTCCCGGGGTACATTTCCTGCGGAACCACCTGCACCATCCCCATCGCGCCGCGGGAGGCCATGAAGTCCATGTTCGGCTTCTCCGCGGCTTCGAGCGGCGTGCGGCTCCCGATTTCGGCGATCGGCCAGTCGGCCATGCCGTCCCCGATGAGGATGAGGAATTTGCTGCTCAAGGAGGGCTCCTTCGTCGGATTACAGGTTGTTTTCGATCCGGATCATCCGGGTGCGGTCGAGGACGTCGGGAAGCCGGTCGACCTCGGCGAGCGCGGAGCGCATGTTGCTCTCCTTCGCCTGGTGCGTGACGATGAAGATGGGGACGGCGTTCTCTCCGCGTCCCTTCTGAAGGACGGACAGGATGCTGATCTGGTGTCGTCCCAGCACCCCCGCGATCCGGGAAAGGACGCCCGGGCGGTCCATCACCAGGATCCGCAGGTAATACTCGCACTGCACCTCCTCGAAGGGGGCGATCCCCGTGATCATCTTCGGGTCGACGAGGGAGTACCCGCTCGGGGGGATCCTGCCCGTGGAGCCGCGGAGGAGGTTCCGCGAGATCTCGATCACGTCGCTGACGACGGCCGACGCCGTGGGCAGCATCCCGGCCCCCTTCCCGTACGAAAGGGAGGAGCCCACGAAGTCCCCTTTCACATAGATCGCGTTGTACGCGCCGTCCACGGTCGCCAGCAGGTAATGGGAGGGGATCATCGTCGGGTGGACCCGCGCCTCGATCCCGGCGCTCCCTTCCTTGGCGATCGCCAGCAGCTTCACCGTGTAGCCGAACTCCTTCGCGAATGTGATGTCGTCGGGCGAGACGTCGCGGATTCCCTCGACGTAGATGTCCTTCAGCGGCACCCTGCCGCCGGTCGCGAGCCAGACCAGTATCGCCAGCTTGTGCGCCGTGTCGATCCCGTCCACGTCGAACGAGGGATCGGCCTCGGCAATCCCCGCCTTCTGCGCCTCCGAGAGGACCTCGGCGAACGGCTTCCCCTCCTTCGTCATGCGGGAAAGGATGTAGTTGCAGGTGCCGTTGATGATCCCGTAGATACCCTGGATCCGGTTCGCGGCCAGCCCCTCCCGCAGCGTCCGGATGATGGGGATGCCTCCCCCCACGCTCGCCTCGAACCCGATGTCGACCCCGGCGTCGGCCACCGCATGCATGATTTCCTGGCCGCACTCCGCGAGGAGCGCCTTGTTCGCGGTGACGACCGATTTGCCGTGCCGGATCGCC includes:
- a CDS encoding cofactor-independent phosphoglycerate mutase, with product MSSKFLILIGDGMADWPIAEIGSRTPLEAAEKPNMDFMASRGAMGMVQVVPQEMYPGSDVSNLSILGYDPAAVYTGRSPLEAASIGIGLAPDDVAVRCNIVTLRNEGADTEMEDFSGGHITTAEADSLLASLQQRTQGMGVRFHTGVSYRHLMVWPGGIDAVETTPPHDIHGKKITEYLPKGEGSELLLTVMEISREVFADHPVNRKRAEAGHPPGNSVWLWGQGKAPRIPTFREKFGLSGSVVAAVDLIKGIGIYAGLEVVHVPGATGYLDTNYRGKAEYALRELEKKDFVLIHVEAPDEAGHNGDVREKIRAIERIDREMLTPILTRVRESGDLRVLLLPDHPTPVALRTHAQEPVPFAFYPAPPGLPPATGGRYTEEDARKTGLFLPRGTMLIDHLLA
- a CDS encoding homoserine dehydrogenase, which gives rise to MSRPFKEVGVGVIGFGTIGTGTVKLLLENAEHLRKRVGIPVRLVRVADSDMRRDRGVALPEGVLVSDGMQVARDPNVHVVVELIGGTGAAKDFLLEAIRHGKSVVTANKALLAECGQEIMHAVADAGVDIGFEASVGGGIPIIRTLREGLAANRIQGIYGIINGTCNYILSRMTKEGKPFAEVLSEAQKAGIAEADPSFDVDGIDTAHKLAILVWLATGGRVPLKDIYVEGIRDVSPDDITFAKEFGYTVKLLAIAKEGSAGIEARVHPTMIPSHYLLATVDGAYNAIYVKGDFVGSSLSYGKGAGMLPTASAVVSDVIEISRNLLRGSTGRIPPSGYSLVDPKMITGIAPFEEVQCEYYLRILVMDRPGVLSRIAGVLGRHQISILSVLQKGRGENAVPIFIVTHQAKESNMRSALAEVDRLPDVLDRTRMIRIENNL